The genome window TGAggcggggattcggggaatttttcgggAACAggggaaaattttataaatatttcggGGATCAGGTCGGGGTTTTGTGTCTCCCCACCCCGATCCCCAACCccgattatgtatatataaagttaataatatatttatatatattatactaaataaatcatcaaaaatagatatcatttataatattattaaaattaaaaaataatctataactttattgatcaatttttttcattacaatataatatattttataatttttaaaattgtcatttattaatattataaatcaattttaatatgatttgatattaaaaatatgagataatacaTGTTATTAGTATATTACGAGTTAGTAGActgtttttctttattaaaaagtatattatatattgtaaagttattgtttttaattaaaaaataaaattacccgAATCTccgcggggatccccgttcccTGTTCAGGACGGTGATTGGGGAGAAAAAAAATCCCCGTTCGGGGATCGATATCGAATCCAAGGTTTCGAggcggggatagcactccccggCCCTGAAATGCCCCCGTGCCCCCTATTTTGAAGtgggtttgtattttaattttttaatgccTCAATTGCCCTTACTTTTTTAACGGCACCATTAACTTTTGACAGAAAGGGTGCATACTACGGCGCACAAAATAGTAAGGGGATGCGAAATGCAATTTCCTAAAGTATGTATACGAAAGTGTGTTTGGGCCCAAGTGTAGGGGTGCAATTTACAATTAACTCTAGGGTTTTGTTCCACGGCCCCCGTATGCCATGTAAGCCTTAACCAACACACAGCTTCAGAATCGTAAGATCTGAATTTCAAGGGTGTAgattcaaactttttttttgttatccgctataattttccgcggatcgGACTTCTTCCCTTCCGCGGAAATTTTCCGCGGAAGGGAAGAAGTCcgatccgcggaaaattatagcggatggcaaaaaaaaattgcttgAATCTGGACCCTTAAAATATAGATCCGACGCCCCTGGATGTGTGTGTTATATAAACTCTCCCCGGCAACCAGTTGCCGGGGACCAGGACCCTTAACTCTAATATTAATAATGAGAACAAAAATAGTTCATTATCATAAACTTATGTCTAAATAATAACCAAGCCTAGCAAGCTCCATTAACATAAGGATTTGATTCTTACATGTTTCTCGAGGCTTTCGTATCACGTGCAAACATTTTGTATGATAATAACTTTCCTTCCAGTTGACGCAGTAGCAGATCAACCTTCTTAACACAGAAACTATTTGGTTTCTTAACAAATCTAGTTTCAGTGTTGTAATTGTCAGCAAGCACATCAGAATCTTCGACAACCATGCGGACATCGTCAAAATCATTTCTATTTCCACCTTTAGATACATCATTATCCGCATCCTGATGCTGACTACTTTCTTCCTTCTCATTATTTAATGGAAAGACATAAATATAGCGTCTCCATTTGGCAGAGAAATTTGGGTGAAATGCACGTGATACCTGAAAAATTTTATACCCAGACCAGTATAATCACATGAATGCTATTGCTGAGACACTTTAATTATCCTACAGCAATTCAGCAAGTTCCTTTCAGCCAGAAAATTGCTCTTACTGGTGCTTAAAAGTATTCTGCTTGTTAGCATATAAGATTAAAGAAGCATACCTCAGAAACAGATATGACCCTAAGCTTTCCGGGCCCTGCATCATTTACTGCTTCTTCAATATCTTCAACTTTAACATCCTTCCTCCAAGTAACTGATTAAACATGTGTCCCAAGCCATCAAATTTACAAGAATCAATAATGTATATGATTCAAACATATAGATCATATAGGGCAACacaaataaatttacaataatATACATACCAAATCATTAAACACATAACCAAAATCAGAAAACATCACCATACAGCTATACAAGATGGTAAATACTGTTTAGTAGCTAGCACACAATAAGCATGGAATAACATACAGAAAGAACACACTTGTTGATAAGCTGTCACCCCTTTGTCAGTGCGCCCAGCAACTACAACACAACCTTCTATTGGTAAACCCTTGTCTTTGAGCAATAAATGTTTCTTTTCATCAATGAACTTCCCAAGTGATCTTTCAACAGACCTAATACAAAAACACAAAATTGTGATACACAAACGTTCCATGACCAGCTCtcctaaaaccttaaggtgcaAGGAGGACTTAATTCAATCATATATTATCCTAACACTACCCTCACTACGAGCACATCTTTAAGGAAATAATCAACCATGGTTTCCAAAATcaaatatcacaaatatgctAACCTAGTTACATAACCAGTTCACCTCAACCCTATAAACAAGAACAAGCTGACAAGATATCCATCCATAAATTTTAAAGAGCAAAGTACTGAGCCAATGCATGTTCACCAAATTTTATGGTAAAACACAACTAGCTTAGTTGAAAATATGGTTTTTTTTTCAAGGCACACTAAATGTACCTTCTCTAAAGGAGCCAAAACAACAATGAAGTAACGACAGTTGACTACCATGTATATAGCCTATCTAGAAGAATCAAGTATTAATAGTAGCTGCAGGAAGTTTATATTGTTCCAATATTTGTtaggaatatatataatcataagtGGACACCAAAAATGGAAAGTCCAATTTGTGTACCTTATCAATATAAAAGCAATTATAAATACTAATAGATAAGTTAGCTAGGGcctttaaaattcaatttattgaCTATGTGAAGTTATGTATTGATGAATATGATAATAGTGTAGTCAGGAACATTAGAATGGATATTTATTTAGCTATTTAACAGGTCACGTCCTTCGTATATTAATGCAAGTAAAGGATGATTAACATTTCGAGTTCAACAGATGTTGGAAGTACAAGTGAAACGATGCTGGTTAATGAATATTATGTCTGCATATCAATGTATATCAATAATCAATTGAGCAGCAAATGAAGTGAATCAACAGATGTCATACAAAAGAAAGAATTACTAAGCAACGAATGTTAGCTCACCAATGGATGAAAGGTTGGTAGAAGTCATATCCATTTAAGTCTTTACATAGTTACTGGCTGTGATCATGACAGGTCAAAGATTCAGGATTCTAAGACTAAAATCAGATGTTAACTATAAAGCAGAGTCAAAAGTGTCAACCAGCTCTACATGTCATTAAATTCAAAAGGTGGCAATTTTTTCAAGACTTTCTCTCATTCAATGAATTAAATCTatcaaaagaacaaaaaaaaaatccttacTCAGATAGGTCAGTGGAAACCAGAAGAAGGTACCAATTATGACCCGGTAAAGAATTATTTGTTTCCTTCTGCACTGCATTGCTATACTGTAGGGGGAGGGAGGGAAGGAGGGatggagagggggagagagagagagagagagagagagagagagagagctatCTGAGGATACGAATTGTATATCTCATTATAAGCTTGGATGAAGACTCTTAACCGAAAGGTAGAATCAAGATTCAAAAAGAAGCGTGAGCTTGGAAGAAAATTTGATCCACTTGTACTTGAGGACTTGGAATGGACTAATGAGTGGATAGGTGATCTTGAGGAAAGGTTTTGGAGTGCGGTGGATATAGCTTCGGGTGCATCCGAAGCACTTGAGGGACGCAATTTTCCTAGGAGAGCTAGAGGTGATTCCACTCTTATTTACACTCGACGTGGAGCAAGTTCAACACAAGATCAACCGATTGATGATGTTggagaagaaaagaaggatgacAATATTCTTCTTAATGATGAGGACGTTGAAGATGATTATGGTTTGCCCCACGAGGAGAATATTCGAGAGGGAGATAGAGATCATGATGATGAGATGGATGACTATTGATGCATAATTGTGTTTGTTTAGTTTATTTGACTCTTTGATGCattattgtgttttttttttagttgCTTCCACTATATGACTTTGGGTACTTGAACTTACTATCTATtagttttatttgaattatggAATTGATATGTGttaactaatattatatattataattactctaaatatatgtatgttgACTATTTTTCGACTTCTCACGACTAGTCGCGACTTGTCGAATAATCAATTTGAAGGTACTTGGACACCTAGGCTCAACTTGTCGACTTAACAAGCATGATGAAGAGCTACAAAGCAAGGGTTTGTAAAGCATTGAGAGAAGTACTGGCGCAGCCGTGTATTTAAACAAGGAGTTGTTGAAGTTTATCAAAACAAAACTTCCACTGTTTTATTCACATATACAtgtttatatattacataaagtACAGAAAATGATATATTTCTTCAACCCCCTTCGATTGCTAGATCACTTGACAAAAAACTATAATCCAAAGCAAACTGCCATAATACAGTAATGAATAAGAGGGCACAAAAATTACCCTTGAACCGTGTTGAGGCCAGGCTGCTTCTGCCACCCATCAAAGGAGGCTCCATTATATGACAAGACGATCTTAAATGTTACCCGTGCCCACCTCCCTGTCTTTTTGGTAGTTGGACTAGATACCTCTTCCGTTTGAACAGAAGCATCTAGAAGGTGAGCCTCATGATCAACACGGTGCATCTGTAAGAAACTGGCATGAGACTAGACTGAAACACAACACTACCTAATTGGCCGGAAATTTAGCAGACTAGCAGTAGAATAAACCCCCTCCATTTCAAATCACATATCCTGCTTCGATCAAATATACCAAATGTTGTCTGAAATTTGCATATATTAtacaattgaaaaaaaaaaaacataatttactTTA of Daucus carota subsp. sativus chromosome 3, DH1 v3.0, whole genome shotgun sequence contains these proteins:
- the LOC108215438 gene encoding uncharacterized protein LOC108215438; its protein translation is MLLLQLLPELRLGFRGCGAARAMTSPSESKHVHYNHNDACELTRWNARECYQFMYASRSWNKVNHFYSQLVLGNISFSDIFDNKMHRVDHEAHLLDASVQTEEVSSPTTKKTGRWARVTFKIVLSYNGASFDGWQKQPGLNTVQGSVERSLGKFIDEKKHLLLKDKGLPIEGCVVVAGRTDKGVTAYQQVCSFFTWRKDVKVEDIEEAVNDAGPGKLRVISVSEVSRAFHPNFSAKWRRYIYVFPLNNEKEESSQHQDADNDVSKGGNRNDFDDVRMVVEDSDVLADNYNTETRFVKKPNSFCVKKVDLLLRQLEGKLLSYKMFARDTKASRNIGPPTECFLFHARATETKLKSDPKDQEGTSAMCIELVANRFLRKMVRVLVATAIREAAAGAEDDALVKLMDATCRRATAPPAPADGLCLFDVGYSDFNPKVCLIL